The following proteins are co-located in the Apium graveolens cultivar Ventura chromosome 5, ASM990537v1, whole genome shotgun sequence genome:
- the LOC141723765 gene encoding adenine/guanine permease AZG2 yields MGRELCAKMGSSLCKRLKKNINQSVAQTKLGKYFKLDARNTCFTTELTAATATFLTMAYIITLNATIISDSGGPCSVSDCSVPVNQTVGPDCTIKPNSGYELCVSKVKSDLIVATALASMIGSFAMGLFANLPLGLAPGMGPNAYLAYNLVGFHGSGPISYQTGMAIILVEGCAFFVIAVFGLRAKVARLIPHPVRLACAAGIGLFIAFVGLQAHQGVGLVGPDPSTLVTLTACSKIDPVTGECAGGKMRSPTFWLGAVGFLIMSFGLMKGIKGSMIYGIVFVTLVSWIRGTSVTSFPNTPLGDTNYNYFKKVVDFQGIKSTAGAINFTNFNIVEVWVALVTLLYVDVLATTGTLYTMAEVAGFVNEEGSFEGQYVAYMVDAGSTIVGSALGVSPIATFVESTAGIREGGRTGLTGIIIGLYFFISLFFIPLLANVPPWAIGPSLVMVGVMMMRVVKDIDWSNTKSAVPAFVTMLLMPITYSISNGIIGGIGTYILLSAYDYVVEWFTWFVEMRRRMVKEENQVSATSGVEMI; encoded by the coding sequence ATGGGAAGAGAGTTGTGTGCAAAAATGGGCTCAAGTCTATGCAAAAGACTCAAAAAAAACATCAACCAAAGTGTTGCACAAACCAAACTTGGCAAGTACTTCAAGTTAGATGCAAGAAACACTTGTTTCACTACTGAGTTAACTGCTGCTACTGCCACTTTTCTTACCATGGCTTATATTATTACTCTTAATGCTACTATTATTTCTGATTCTGGTGGGCCTTGTTCTGTTTCTGACTGTTCTGTTCCGGTGAACCAAACTGTTGGGCCTGACTGTACAATCAAGCCCAATAGTGGGTATGAATTGTGTGTGTCAAAAGTTAAGAGTGATCTCATTGTTGCTACTGCTTTGGCTTCTATGATCGGGTCTTTTGCTATGGGCTTGTTTGCTAATTTGCCTTTGGGCTTGGCTCCTGGTATGGGCCCAAATGCGTACCTGGCTTATAATCTTGTGGGCTTTCATGGGTCTGGGCCTATTTCGTATCAGACTGGGATGGCTATTATTTTGGTTGAAGGGTGTGCTTTTTTTGTGATTGCTGTTTTTGGGCTTCGTGCTAAGGTGGCTAGGTTGATACCTCATCCTGTGAGGTTGGCTTGTGCGGCTGGTATTGGGCTTTTCATTGCGTTTGTGGGCCTTCAGGCCCATCAAGGTGTGGGCCTTGTTGGTCCTGACCCATCAACTTTAGTGACATTAACTGCTTGTTCGAAAATTGATCCGGTGACGGGAGAATGTGCCGGTGGGAAAATGAGGAGTCCGACGTTTTGGCTGGGGGCGGTCGGGTTCTTGATCATGTCGTTCGGGTTAATGAAGGGGATTAAGGGAAGTATGATTTATGGTATAGTGTTTGTTACATTAGTATCATGGATCAGAGGGACTAGTGTAACAAGTTTTCCTAATACTCCATTAGGTGACacaaattataattattttaaaaaggtGGTGGATTTTCAAGGTATAAAATCTACTGCTGGAGCTATTAATTTTACTAACTTTAACATAGTTGAAGTGTGGGTTGCTCTTGTGACTTTGTTATATGTAGATGTGTTAGCTACTACAGGCACATTGTATACTATGGCAGAAGTTGCAGGGTTTGTGAATGAGGAAGGTTCATTTGAGGGTCAGTATGTAGCATACATGGTTGATGCAGGCTCGACGATCGTGGGGTCTGCTCTCGGAGTGTCACCTATTGCCACATTTGTCGAATCAACAGCTGGGATACGAGAGGGAGGTCGAACAGGATTAACAGGTATAATCATAGGGCTATATTTCTTCATATCCTTGTTTTTTATACCTCTACTGGCTAATGTACCTCCATGGGCAATCGGTCCATCTTTAGTTATGGTTGGTGTAATGATGATGAGAGTTGTTAAGGATATAGATTGGAGCAATACAAAGAGTGCAGTGCCTGCTTTTGTGACAATGCTGCTCATGCCTATCACATATTCTATTTCTAATGGGATTATAGGAGGAATCGGCACTTATATATTGCTTAGTGCTTATGATTATGTAGTTGAGTGGTTTACATGGTTTGTCGAGATGAGGAGAAGAATGGTTAaggaagaaaatcaagtatctgCAACTAGCGGTGTTGAGATGATTTGA